One Williamsia phyllosphaerae DNA segment encodes these proteins:
- a CDS encoding NAD-dependent epimerase/dehydratase family protein — MSTVLVTGASGYLGTRLIADLLRSGEQVRGTLRSLAAEADVRAAVRRGGADDAGLELVVASLTHDDGWAAAVAGVDGVYHVASPMIQTSDVDEVVVPARDGTVRVLRAARDAAVPRVVLTSSFAAVGYSPKPVRDYDESDWTDPTTPGLPAYPLSKAVAERAAWDFIETEGAGTELVVINPTWIAGPTLTTAARSSLQLFVSMLDGTMPAVPKQLFGIADVRDVSELHIAAMSTPEAAGRRYLALADGPTLSFLDVAGVLRNRLGAFGSQAPTEELPGDDPTALVIHNDRAKSELGFRPRPAETTIVETAESLRDLEIMSSTD, encoded by the coding sequence ATGAGCACGGTCCTGGTGACCGGGGCTTCGGGATACCTGGGCACCCGGCTGATCGCCGACCTCCTCCGCTCGGGCGAGCAGGTGCGCGGCACCCTGCGATCACTTGCCGCCGAGGCCGACGTCCGTGCGGCCGTGCGTCGGGGCGGGGCCGACGATGCGGGGCTCGAGCTCGTTGTCGCGAGCCTCACGCACGACGACGGTTGGGCAGCGGCCGTCGCCGGTGTCGACGGCGTGTACCACGTTGCCTCGCCGATGATCCAGACGTCCGACGTCGACGAGGTCGTCGTCCCCGCACGGGACGGCACAGTGCGGGTACTGCGCGCCGCCCGCGATGCCGCCGTGCCACGCGTGGTGCTGACGTCGTCGTTCGCGGCGGTCGGCTACTCCCCCAAACCCGTCCGCGACTACGACGAATCCGACTGGACCGACCCCACGACACCCGGACTCCCGGCCTACCCGTTGTCCAAGGCGGTGGCCGAACGCGCAGCCTGGGACTTCATCGAGACCGAGGGCGCCGGAACCGAACTCGTCGTGATCAACCCGACGTGGATCGCTGGTCCCACGCTGACCACGGCGGCTCGGTCGTCACTGCAGCTGTTCGTGTCGATGCTCGACGGCACGATGCCGGCCGTCCCGAAGCAATTGTTCGGCATCGCCGATGTGCGCGACGTGTCCGAGCTCCACATCGCCGCGATGTCGACGCCCGAGGCGGCGGGCCGGCGCTACCTCGCGCTCGCCGACGGACCGACACTGAGTTTCCTGGATGTCGCCGGCGTTCTCCGCAACCGACTGGGCGCCTTCGGGTCACAGGCCCCGACCGAGGAGCTGCCGGGCGACGATCCGACTGCGTTGGTCATCCACAACGACAGGGCCAAAAGCGAACTCGGCTTTCGGCCACGACCGGCGGAGACGACCATCGTGGAGACGGCCGAGAGCCTGCGCGACCTCGAGATAATGTCGTCGACGGATTGA
- a CDS encoding nitroreductase/quinone reductase family protein, with protein sequence MNTFQKSAAVWNKFFVTLMKAPVLEKVLGKSTALITYTGRKSGKSFSLPVSYKRDGDALAVAVMMPDKKNWWRNFDGDGGRVMVEIAGVARPGHAVTVHDPKGRMSVSITLDPVGS encoded by the coding sequence ATGAACACCTTTCAGAAATCCGCAGCGGTGTGGAACAAGTTCTTCGTGACCCTGATGAAGGCGCCGGTGCTCGAGAAGGTGCTGGGTAAGTCGACGGCGCTGATCACCTACACCGGCCGCAAGTCCGGCAAGTCGTTCAGCCTGCCGGTCTCCTACAAGCGTGACGGCGACGCGCTCGCCGTGGCGGTGATGATGCCGGACAAGAAGAACTGGTGGCGCAACTTCGACGGCGACGGGGGTCGCGTGATGGTCGAGATCGCCGGAGTCGCACGCCCCGGCCACGCCGTGACCGTGCACGACCCCAAGGGCCGCATGTCGGTGAGCATCACCCTCGATCCTGTCGGGAGCTGA
- a CDS encoding TetR/AcrR family transcriptional regulator, with translation MPPTDTPEPPRARMVRSAARMIRERGVTGVGLRQIAADADGPRGSLQRYFPGGKTQVLLEAIDLAVDDFAAGTRAAAEAETLPDAVRMIVASWREVLTDSDFTVGCPIASFVVDVSSVDPLRERADERFSNWRKAIAAIYRRFGYDRSAAWDEAILVISALEGAALVARAARDIEAIDVVEKLLVDRLTSSA, from the coding sequence ATGCCCCCGACCGACACCCCCGAACCGCCCCGCGCGCGCATGGTCCGCAGCGCCGCGCGGATGATCCGCGAACGCGGGGTCACCGGGGTCGGGCTGCGGCAGATCGCCGCCGACGCCGACGGTCCCCGCGGGTCGTTGCAGCGATACTTCCCCGGCGGCAAGACGCAGGTGTTGCTCGAGGCGATCGATCTCGCGGTGGACGACTTCGCCGCCGGCACCCGAGCCGCCGCCGAGGCCGAGACCCTGCCCGACGCCGTCAGGATGATCGTCGCGTCCTGGCGAGAGGTGTTGACCGACAGCGACTTCACCGTCGGTTGCCCGATCGCGTCGTTCGTCGTCGACGTGTCCTCGGTCGATCCGCTGCGCGAGCGCGCCGATGAGCGGTTCTCCAACTGGCGCAAGGCAATCGCGGCGATCTACCGTCGGTTCGGATACGACCGCTCGGCTGCGTGGGATGAGGCGATCCTGGTCATCTCGGCTCTGGAGGGCGCGGCCCTGGTCGCCCGCGCCGCGCGCGACATCGAGGCGATCGACGTGGTCGAGAAACTCCTCGTCGATCGCTTGACCTCAAGCGCTTGA
- a CDS encoding MerR family transcriptional regulator: MTILTIGDVSRQSGLSEPTLRYYEEVGLIGPIARDEGSGHRRYDERDLDDAQILACLRGMGVGIEDMRTYQANRALGHAAAGEQRDLLLRHAARVEQEIETLRVHLDYLQFKAALWDARDRGDSTDEAEAALRVTAIVPKLQESIR; the protein is encoded by the coding sequence ATGACAATTTTGACCATCGGGGACGTGTCGCGGCAGAGCGGACTCAGCGAGCCGACCCTGCGGTACTACGAGGAGGTCGGGCTCATCGGCCCGATCGCACGCGATGAGGGCAGCGGACACCGCCGCTACGACGAACGCGACCTCGACGACGCCCAGATCCTCGCGTGCCTGCGGGGCATGGGCGTCGGGATCGAGGACATGCGCACCTACCAGGCGAACCGCGCGCTGGGGCATGCTGCCGCCGGCGAGCAGCGCGATCTGCTCCTGCGGCACGCGGCCCGCGTCGAGCAGGAGATCGAGACGCTTCGGGTGCACCTCGACTATCTACAGTTCAAAGCCGCGCTGTGGGACGCACGCGATCGCGGGGACTCCACCGACGAGGCCGAGGCCGCCCTGCGCGTCACCGCGATCGTCCCGAAGCTGCAGGAGTCGATCCGATGA